The Eleutherodactylus coqui strain aEleCoq1 chromosome 6, aEleCoq1.hap1, whole genome shotgun sequence genome window below encodes:
- the LOC136632226 gene encoding t-SNARE domain-containing protein 1-like, with translation MKITDYFVSKPFTDKEERPSSTPAINNRGEQDESMFQSGKSGSTTIQTPKKKRERFSDPELHKLVETILAHIGQLFGTKALNAAGKDAIWDKVEKEVNKVGGRRRTREECKKRWADYKRKVKQIIDQQKTQSSTVDPMPPLEDILSAKQIKVARFYKMDASDSQKIKIPHKSSADTGECASSNENILTSSHIIDSEEEFMPSQNKSVEASTCLSSTSYQDELISQSYEEPLAASDRHNPMAVSRSTLPHTATESQLQPETQMDQLVAQQKNIIEVLQSIQKNLTESQNIQNKAYSLVKRSFLELQNTLLSQQKASSDHSAMVELKLNSLCTKLDEMNSALRVNHLQEILSSDESELSAPHITSTPTTATLTPAKSHTPGRKRAQGQNPSPTALNKKTKQI, from the exons ATGAAAATTACAGATTATTTCGTATCAAAGCCCTTCACTGACAAAG AAGAGAGACCCAGCTCTACCCCAGCCATCAACAACAGAGGAGAACAGGACGAAAGTATGTTTCAAAGTGGGAAGAGTGGATCAACAACAATACAAACACccaagaaaaaaagggaaaggttTAGTGATCCTGAGCTCCATAAACTTGTAGAAACAATCCTAGCGCATATTGGGCAACTATTTGGAACTAAAGCACTTAATGCCGCTGGCAAAGATGCCATCTGGGATAAGGTAGAAAAGGAGGTTAATAAAGTAGGTGGCAGGCGACGCACAAGAGAGGAATGCAAGAAGAGATGGGCGGACTACAAGAGGAAAGTTAAGCAAATTATCGATCAGCAGAAAACCCAGTCCTCCACGGTTGATCCGATGCCGCCTCTCGAAGACATTTTATCTGCAAAGCAGATAAAGGTGGCTAGGTTCTATAAAATGGATGCAAGTGATAGCCAAAAAATTAAGATCCCTCACAAATCTTCAGCGGATACAG GAGAATGTGCTTCTTCTAATGAAAATATCTTGACCTCCTCCCATATTATTGACTCCGAAGAGGAATTTATGCCTAGTCAAAACAAATCAGTTGAAGCATCGACTTGCTTGTCAAGTACCAGCTACCAGGATGAATTAATTTCACAGTCTTATGAGGAGCCTCTGGCTGCAAGTGATCGTCACAACCCCATGGCAGTAAGCCGGTCTACACTACCGCATACCGCCACTGAGTCACAACTACAACCAGAGACTCAGATGGATCAGttagtagcacagcagaagaataTCATTGAGGTGCTACAAAGCATTCAGAAGAATCTTACTGAAAGTCAGAACATCCAGAACAAAGCATACAGTCTTGTGAAGCGCAGCTTTCTAGAGTTGCAGAATACACTTCTATCTCAACAGAAGGCATCAAGTGATCACAGCGCAATGGTGGAGCTCAAACTGAATAGCCTTTGTACTAAACTGGATGAGATGAACAGCGCCCTCCGAGTTAATCACCTTCAAGAAATTCTTTCCAGTGACGAGTCAGAGTTAAGTGCACCACATATAACATCTACTCCTACTACTGCAACACTTACACCCGCAAAATCACATACTCCAGGTAGGAAGAGGGCTCAGGGCCAGAACCCTTCTCCAACTGCTTTAAATAAAAAGACAAAACAGATCTAA